Genomic segment of Kibdelosporangium phytohabitans:
TTGTGGTCGCACCAGCAGATCAAGCAGGCGCTGGACCCGCGCGGGATCCTCAACCCCGGTCGAGTGATCAACTCGACGGCGACTGGACGTACCGAAGTCGATCAAAGATCATTTTAGGTGGGAGAGGTGCCGGCGAGGGAGTTGTTGGCGCGATGCGGACCTTGCGGCGTGAACTGGCGCGGATCTGGGCGTGTGTGACGGATCGGCCGCGCTGGCAGCTGGTCATGGCGTGCGTGGTGTCGGTGTGGTCCCTGGCGTGGGTGGTCGGCCAGGCGATCGCACCGCCGATGGCGCCGTCGGAAGTGCCGAGGGCCCTGCTCGCCTGGGCGGGTGTCCCCGTCGGCTGGCTCGACGCGGTCGGGCAGTGGGCGCGTGAGGATTCCCGGTGGTGGGTGTTCACGGTCTTCGCCGTGGCCGCCGGGCTGCTCTGGGCGGCGACCACGGAACGCGCCCAGCTCACCGCGCTCGCCGGCTGGCTGGCCGTGATGGCGGCGGCCGAGGGGATCGGTTATCACCCGGCGGTCTACCGGGCGATCATCGCGATGGCCGGGTTCATCCTGCTGCTGTGGTTGTTGTCGTTGCCCGGCAAGGTTTCCGTGATGACCAACCGGATCACGCTGGTGCCGCGCGACGTGCTGCGGGCCGGTGCGACCGCGGCTGCGATGGCGGCGATGGTCCCGCTGCTGGCGGTGGGCCTGATCGTCATCCGTTTGCTCCGGCCGTACGTGACGAGGCCGCCCAAAGTCGTAGTCCCGCGCGCCCGGGAGGCCCAGGAAAACCCCAAGACACTCGTTCGAGACTGAAACGCCATCCTTCGACGGGTGTGGCGCACACCACACGGTGGTAGAACTGGAGGCAGAACAGAAGACGTACGTTCTGTTTCCATGGGAGGGTCTCCAATGGCGGAAACCCAGAACATCGTGGTCGGAGTGCCGCGCGAGTCGGCCCCCGGAGAGCGACGGGTAGCGCTTGTCCCCAAGGTTGTGGGACGGCTACGCGCCTCGGGGTTGACCGTCGTGGTGGAACCCGGCGCCGGTGGTGGGGCGTTGATGTCCGACTGGCTCTACGAGGAGGCCGGGGCCACCCTCGGCGATCCGTGGGCCGGCGACGTGGTCGTGAAGGTCGCGGCCCCGACCGACGAGGAAATCGGCCGTCTGAAACCCGGCAGCGTGCTGATCGGCTTCCTCGGCACGCAGTCCGACGGTTCCGGTGTCGCTGACGCACTGGCCACCCGCGACGTGCACGGACTGGCCATGGAAGCCATCCCCCGCATCTCCCGGGCGCAGTCGATGGACGCGTTGTCGTCGCAGAGCAGCGTCGCCGGTTATCTGGCCGCTTTGCTCGGCGCCCAGCACCTCACGCGCTTCTACCCGATGCTCACCACCGCCGCGGGAACTGTCGCACCGGCCAAGACGCTGGTCCTCGGCGCGGGTGTCGCCGGTCTGCAGGCGCTGGCCACGGCTCGTCGGCTCGGCGCGCAGACCACGGGCTACGACGTGCGCCCCGAGGTCGCCGAACAGGTGCGTTCGGTCGGGTCGAAGTGGCTCGACCTGGGCATCGAGGCCGTCGGCGAAGGCGGGTACGCGCGTGCGTTGACCGACGAGGAACGCGCCGAACAGCTCAAACGCCTGAACGAGGCCGTGATCGGCTACGACGTGGTGATCACCACCGCCCAGGTGCCCGGCCGCAAGGCCCCGATCCTGGTGACCGAGGACTCGGTGACCGCGATGCGCGCGGGCAGTGTGGTCGTCGACCTCGCGGGGGAGTCCGGCGGCAACTGCGAGGTGAGCGTGCCCGGCGAGGTCGTCGTCCGGCATGACGTGACGATCGTGGCGCCGCTGAACCTGCCCGCCGCGATGCCCGAGTCGGCGAGCGAGCTCTACTCGCGCAACGTCCAGTCCCTGCTTGAACTTCTGATCACCGACGGGCGGCTGCGGCTCGACTTCGAAGACGAGATCGTCGCGTCCGCCTGCGTGACGAGGAGGTCGTGATGCTGGTGCAGAACCTGGCCATCCTCGTGCTCGCGGGGTTCGTCGGCTTCGCGGTGATCTCCAAGGTGCCCAACACCCTGCACACCCCGCTGATGTCCGGCACGAACGCCATCCACGGCATCGTGCTGCTCGGCGCGTTGATCGTGCTCGGCCTCGGCGCGACGGGAACGCTCGACCAGATCCTGCTGGTGGTCGCCATCGCCTTCGGCACGATCAACGTGGTCGGCGGGTTCCTCGTGACCGACCGGATGCTCGGGATGTTCAAGGGCAAGGAGCCGCGGAAATGAGCTGGCTCCAGGACCCCGTCACGATCCAGTGCCTGTACATCGTGGCGTTCGCGTTGTTCATCTACGGGCTGATGGGACTGACCGGCCCGCGGACCGCCGTGCGCGGCAACCTGCTGGCCGCGGTCGGGATGGGGATCGCGATCCTCGCCACCGCGCTGACCCCGGGCATGGGCAACTGGTGGCTGATCCTGCTGGGCGTCGCGCTGGGCACGGCGATCGGGGTTCCCGCGGCCCGCAAGGTCAAGATGACCGCGATGCCGCAGATGGTCGCGCTGTTCAACGGCGTCGGCGGTGGTGCGGTCGCGCTGGTCGCGTGGGTCGAGTTCCGCCAGTCGCACGGCTTCGCCGACGAACCCGCGCACGTCTCCATCGCCACCCTGTTCGCGGCCCTGATCGGATCCATCTCGTTCTGGGGATCGAACGTCGCCTTCGGCAAGCTCCAGGAGATCCTGCCGGGCAAACCGATCAGCGTCGGCAGGCTGCAGCAGCCGCTGAACCTGCTGCTGCTGGTCATCGGTGTCGCCTGCGGCGTCGTGGTGGTGGCGGGCGGGACGTCCGAGTGGCTGATGGCCGGCATCCTCGTGTCGTCCGCGCTGCTGGGGCTGATGGTCGTGCTGCCGATCGGCGGCGCGGACATGCCCGTGGTGATCTCCCTGCTCAACGCGTTGACCGGGCTGAGCGCGGCGGCGACGGGCATCGCGCTGGACAACACGGCGCTGATCGTGGCCGGGATGATCGTCGGCGCGTCCGGCACGATCCTGACCAACCTGATGGCCAAGGCCATGAACAGGTCGATCCCGGCGATCGTCGCCGGTGGTTTTGGCGGGACGGGTGGTCCTGGCCCGGCGGGGCCGACCGACAAGACCGTCCGGCAGACCAGTGCCTCGGACGCGGCGATCCAGATGAGCTACGCCCGCCAGGTCGTCGTCGTACCCGGTTACGGCATGGCTGTGGCCCAGGCCCAGCACGCCGTCCGCGAGATGGCCAAGGAACTGGAGAGCAAGGGCGTCGCGGTCTACTACGCCATCCACCCGGTCGCCGGCCGCATGCCGGGGCACATGAACGTGTTGCTCGCCGAGGCCGACGTGCCGTACGACCACCTCAAGGAGATGGAGGAGATCAACGGCGAGTTCGCCAGGACGGACGTGGCGCTGGTGATCGGTGCGAACGACGTGACCAACCCGGCAGCGCACACCGACCCGAGCTCACCCATCTACGGCATGCCGATTCTCAACGTGAACGAGAGCAAGTCGGTCATCGTGCTCAAGCGCGGGATGAGCCCGGGGTTCGCCGGAGTCGACAACGACCTCTACTACGACTCGCGCACTTCGATGCTCTTCGGCGACGCGAAGAAGTCGGTCGCGGCGGTCGTCGAGGAACTCAGAGCCCTCTGAGGTGAACTCGGAGCGAACGGCCGGTGGGGTCCCAGCGGGCCTCGCTGGCCGTTTTACGGCCGCTGACCTGCGGTGATGCAGTTAAGGGGACCCCCCTGAAACGGCCTGTTCCGGGTCGTGTAACTTATTCCATGTCAGCAGGAACGGGCCCCAGAAAAACCGGGGAACGGAATGCAGACCCCAAAATTTAGCAAGGCAAGCCCTCTGATAGAGTGTTTACAGCACTCCGGATGAGTGAGCGTGTGTTGTTTGAGAACTCAACAGTGTGTCGATCTATTGAAAGCCAGTAGAGCTTTTATGAACCTCGTCGAGAGGTTCCTTTGAGATGGACAGATGGACCAGATGAGTTCTGGTTTGTCAGGACGTCGAACCTTTGACAAAGCATTGTTGGAGAGTTTGATCCTGGCTCAGGACGAACGCTGGCGGCGTGCTTAACACATGCAAGTCGAGCGGTAAGGCCTTTCGGGGTACACGAGCGGCGAACGGGTGAGTAACACGTGGGTAATCTGCCCTGCACTCTGGGATAAGCCCGGGAAACTGGGTCTAATACCGGATATGACCTCCAGTCGCATGGTTGGGGGTGGAAAGTTCCGGCGGTGCAGGATGAACCCGCGGCCTATCAGCTTGTTGGTGGGGTAATGGCCTACCAAGGCGACGACGGGTAGCCGGCCTGAGAGGGCGACCGGCCACACTGGGACTGAGACACGGCCCAGACTCCTACGGGAGGCAGCAGTGGGGAATATTGCGCAATGGGCGAAAGCCTGACGCAGCGACGCCGCGTGAGGGATGACGGCCTTCGGGTTGTAAACCTCTTTCGCCAGGGACGAAGCGAGAGTGACGGTACCTGGAGAAGAAGCACCGGCTGACTACGTGCCAGCAGCCGCGGTAATACGTAGGGTGCGAGCGTTGTCCGGAATTATTGGGCGTAAAGAGCTCGTAGGCGGTTTGTTGCGTCGGTCGTGAAAACCTGGGGCTTAACCCTGGGCTTGCGGTCGATACGGGCAGACTTGAGTTCGGTAG
This window contains:
- a CDS encoding NAD(P) transhydrogenase subunit alpha, which codes for MAETQNIVVGVPRESAPGERRVALVPKVVGRLRASGLTVVVEPGAGGGALMSDWLYEEAGATLGDPWAGDVVVKVAAPTDEEIGRLKPGSVLIGFLGTQSDGSGVADALATRDVHGLAMEAIPRISRAQSMDALSSQSSVAGYLAALLGAQHLTRFYPMLTTAAGTVAPAKTLVLGAGVAGLQALATARRLGAQTTGYDVRPEVAEQVRSVGSKWLDLGIEAVGEGGYARALTDEERAEQLKRLNEAVIGYDVVITTAQVPGRKAPILVTEDSVTAMRAGSVVVDLAGESGGNCEVSVPGEVVVRHDVTIVAPLNLPAAMPESASELYSRNVQSLLELLITDGRLRLDFEDEIVASACVTRRS
- a CDS encoding NAD(P) transhydrogenase subunit alpha yields the protein MLVQNLAILVLAGFVGFAVISKVPNTLHTPLMSGTNAIHGIVLLGALIVLGLGATGTLDQILLVVAIAFGTINVVGGFLVTDRMLGMFKGKEPRK
- a CDS encoding NAD(P)(+) transhydrogenase (Re/Si-specific) subunit beta, translating into MSWLQDPVTIQCLYIVAFALFIYGLMGLTGPRTAVRGNLLAAVGMGIAILATALTPGMGNWWLILLGVALGTAIGVPAARKVKMTAMPQMVALFNGVGGGAVALVAWVEFRQSHGFADEPAHVSIATLFAALIGSISFWGSNVAFGKLQEILPGKPISVGRLQQPLNLLLLVIGVACGVVVVAGGTSEWLMAGILVSSALLGLMVVLPIGGADMPVVISLLNALTGLSAAATGIALDNTALIVAGMIVGASGTILTNLMAKAMNRSIPAIVAGGFGGTGGPGPAGPTDKTVRQTSASDAAIQMSYARQVVVVPGYGMAVAQAQHAVREMAKELESKGVAVYYAIHPVAGRMPGHMNVLLAEADVPYDHLKEMEEINGEFARTDVALVIGANDVTNPAAHTDPSSPIYGMPILNVNESKSVIVLKRGMSPGFAGVDNDLYYDSRTSMLFGDAKKSVAAVVEELRAL